A single genomic interval of Desulfobacterales bacterium harbors:
- the pheS gene encoding phenylalanine--tRNA ligase subunit alpha: MDNSIDQIYQEALDGLNTATDRQAVEDIRVRYLGRKGVITQFLRNISNLPAEQRPSAGQQANQVKHLLEKACKETAQKLESTAKAAEAGIDVSLPGRPAPSGSTHPITQINQRICDIFTQMGFDIAEGPEVELDYYNFEALNFPKDHPARDMQDTFFVSDDIVLRTHTSPLQIRTMEKQQPPVRIIMPGKVYRCDSDLTHTPMFHQVEGLLVDENVSFGDLKGTLTAFVHQMFDEQTSLRFRPGFFPFTEPSAEVDILCVMCRGKGCRVCSRTGWLEILGSGMVHPALYENVGYDADRYTGFAFGMGVDRIAMLKFGIDDIRKFFENDVRFLSQY, encoded by the coding sequence ATGGATAACTCCATTGATCAAATTTATCAGGAAGCCCTGGACGGGCTTAACACGGCAACAGACCGCCAGGCAGTTGAGGATATTCGCGTCCGTTATCTGGGACGCAAAGGGGTTATCACTCAGTTCTTAAGGAACATTTCAAACCTACCCGCCGAACAGCGCCCATCAGCCGGCCAGCAGGCAAACCAGGTTAAACATCTGCTGGAGAAGGCCTGTAAAGAGACCGCCCAAAAGCTTGAAAGCACCGCTAAAGCCGCCGAGGCTGGCATTGATGTTTCATTGCCCGGCCGACCGGCACCGTCCGGCTCAACGCATCCGATTACCCAAATCAATCAGCGCATCTGCGACATTTTTACCCAAATGGGATTTGACATCGCTGAAGGGCCGGAGGTTGAGTTGGATTATTATAATTTTGAGGCCCTCAATTTTCCCAAAGATCATCCGGCCCGGGACATGCAAGACACCTTTTTTGTTTCCGATGATATTGTTCTGAGGACGCATACATCTCCGCTTCAAATTCGCACCATGGAAAAACAGCAACCACCGGTACGGATCATCATGCCTGGCAAGGTCTATCGTTGCGATTCGGATTTGACCCACACACCTATGTTTCACCAGGTGGAAGGCTTGTTGGTGGATGAGAATGTATCATTCGGGGATCTGAAAGGCACACTGACCGCCTTTGTCCATCAGATGTTTGACGAGCAAACAAGCCTGCGTTTTCGGCCGGGATTCTTTCCTTTCACCGAGCCCAGTGCCGAGGTCGATATTTTGTGTGTGATGTGTCGGGGCAAAGGTTGTCGCGTATGTTCTCGAACCGGCTGGCTGGAAATTCTCGGTTCTGGAATGGTTCATCCGGCCCTGTATGAAAATGTAGGATATGATGCCGACCGCTATACCGGTTTTGCCTTCGGGATGGGTGTGGACCGCATCGCCATGCTTAAATTCGGAATAGATGACATCCGCAAATTTTTTGAAAATGATGTGCGGTTCCTATCCCAATATTAA
- the pheT gene encoding phenylalanine--tRNA ligase subunit beta, with translation MKVSLSWLNDYVGIKMAPSELADALTMVGLEIESVSERYRYLDTVFVGRIEAIEPHPNADKLHLCRVDTGRGKVTVVCGAPNAELGMLSPIALPGTEFPEGFILELSVIRGQTSEGMLCSEGELGLGEDRSGIMQLDPKLSVGDPLASALELTDTVFEIEITPNRPDCLSVLGVAREIAAIQNSRLRYPDFQLNDADDRISQLTSIQIEAPDHCPRYAARLLADIQIKPSPFWLQQRLLSVGLRPINNIVDVTNFILMETGQPLHAFDFDRLAQNRIVVRTANKGETFITLDQKERLLDAEMLMICDGEKPVAIGGVMGGLNSEIENDTTRVLLESAYFNSVSVRRTSKQLGLSTDASYRFERGVDPGGTIAAANRAAKLMAEVSGAKIISGLIDEYPNRQTVKSLKLSTKKTNRLLGTRLQRRQIEKLLKSIEFAVKPSDTEKDTLKVTSPTFRVDISRPEDLMEEVARLYGYNNIPTTFPQMPATGRSSTKEIQLRNRARQLMEGFGFRETVNYSFAHLQSGDHLRVADADPRRKLVHILNPLTEDQAAMRTSLVPGLLQTTHYNLAQQIKNLKIFEIGKIFIHKDSQQLPTETEMVAGLWTGSRYDASWHGQETACDFYDIKGVVERFLNALQIDDVRFSRLSDNECSYTQPGYSAQILCNQIPLGLVGQIHPRVLATFDLEQTAFLFELNFDHLIPLLKDSTVSRPIPKFPAVFRDITIIVDKALEAQEIVSTAGKQPHELVEDIDLLSVFEGAPIAPGNKSVSLRVTYRSAHKTLEDEDVTPIHQSIADRLVETFNASLPT, from the coding sequence ATGAAAGTTAGTCTCAGCTGGCTCAATGATTATGTAGGCATCAAAATGGCACCGTCGGAATTGGCGGATGCACTGACGATGGTTGGACTCGAAATTGAGTCGGTATCCGAACGCTACCGTTATCTGGATACGGTCTTTGTCGGTCGAATTGAAGCGATCGAACCGCATCCCAATGCGGACAAACTGCACCTGTGTCGGGTTGATACCGGTCGCGGAAAAGTTACGGTCGTCTGCGGCGCGCCCAATGCTGAGCTCGGAATGTTATCACCGATTGCACTGCCGGGCACCGAATTTCCGGAAGGTTTTATTTTAGAACTGAGCGTTATCCGTGGACAAACATCCGAGGGCATGCTTTGCAGTGAAGGTGAACTGGGACTGGGGGAGGATCGCAGCGGCATTATGCAGCTTGACCCAAAGCTGTCGGTCGGCGACCCGTTGGCCTCCGCCCTGGAACTGACAGATACCGTTTTTGAAATCGAAATCACCCCCAATCGCCCCGATTGTCTGAGTGTCCTCGGCGTGGCGCGCGAGATCGCAGCCATTCAAAACAGTCGTCTGAGGTATCCGGATTTTCAACTCAATGATGCCGACGACCGCATATCCCAACTAACATCCATACAAATTGAAGCACCGGACCACTGCCCGCGCTATGCCGCCCGCTTACTTGCGGATATTCAAATAAAACCATCCCCCTTTTGGCTACAGCAGCGACTTTTATCTGTTGGACTGCGACCGATTAATAATATCGTGGATGTGACCAATTTTATTTTGATGGAAACCGGTCAGCCGTTGCATGCCTTTGATTTTGACCGTCTGGCGCAAAACAGAATTGTGGTGCGAACCGCCAACAAAGGCGAAACTTTTATTACCTTGGATCAAAAAGAGCGTCTGCTGGACGCAGAAATGCTGATGATCTGTGACGGCGAAAAACCGGTGGCCATCGGCGGGGTCATGGGAGGTCTCAATTCCGAGATTGAAAACGATACCACCCGGGTATTGCTGGAAAGTGCCTATTTTAATTCGGTCAGTGTTCGTCGGACATCAAAACAGCTTGGTCTGAGTACTGACGCTTCTTATCGCTTCGAACGCGGGGTTGATCCGGGGGGAACCATTGCGGCGGCCAACCGGGCCGCCAAGCTGATGGCTGAAGTCAGTGGCGCAAAAATTATCTCTGGTTTGATCGACGAATATCCAAATCGACAGACTGTCAAAAGTCTGAAGCTCAGCACCAAAAAGACCAACCGCTTGTTGGGAACACGTCTGCAACGCAGGCAAATTGAAAAACTTCTCAAGTCCATAGAATTTGCGGTAAAGCCCAGCGATACTGAAAAAGATACCCTCAAGGTGACCTCTCCGACTTTCCGGGTGGATATTTCAAGACCCGAGGACCTGATGGAGGAAGTCGCCCGTCTATACGGGTATAACAATATTCCAACGACATTTCCGCAAATGCCAGCCACCGGGCGATCATCTACAAAAGAGATCCAATTGCGCAACCGGGCCCGTCAGCTTATGGAAGGGTTTGGTTTCCGCGAAACGGTTAACTACAGTTTTGCCCATCTCCAATCGGGTGACCATTTGAGAGTGGCTGACGCTGATCCGCGCCGAAAGCTCGTGCATATTTTGAACCCGCTGACCGAAGATCAGGCCGCCATGCGCACCTCTTTGGTGCCCGGATTGTTGCAAACCACACATTATAATTTGGCCCAGCAGATCAAAAATTTAAAAATTTTTGAAATTGGCAAAATTTTTATCCATAAAGATTCGCAACAGCTACCGACAGAAACGGAGATGGTCGCCGGGCTGTGGACCGGATCCCGTTATGATGCGTCCTGGCATGGTCAGGAGACAGCCTGTGATTTTTATGACATCAAGGGTGTCGTCGAACGCTTTTTAAACGCACTGCAGATCGATGATGTCCGGTTCAGTCGACTGTCTGATAATGAATGCAGCTATACCCAACCCGGCTACAGCGCGCAAATCTTGTGCAACCAGATCCCGTTGGGGTTGGTGGGGCAAATTCATCCGCGGGTGCTTGCCACTTTCGACTTGGAGCAAACAGCATTTTTATTTGAGCTCAACTTCGACCATCTGATACCACTGCTTAAGGATTCAACAGTTTCCAGACCGATTCCCAAATTTCCGGCTGTTTTCAGGGACATCACCATCATCGTAGACAAGGCACTTGAAGCCCAAGAAATTGTCAGCACCGCCGGGAAACAGCCACATGAGCTGGTGGAAGACATCGACTTGCTAAGTGTATTCGAGGGAGCTCCTATTGCTCCGGGCAATAAAAGTGTATCGCTGCGAGTGACCTATCGGTCAGCTCACAAAACACTTGAAGACGAAGATGTAACGCCCATCCATCAATCAATTGCGGATAGGTTGGTTGAGACATTTAATGCCAGTTTACCGACCTGA
- a CDS encoding MerR family transcriptional regulator has protein sequence MQDQKSTPMDIPDKLYFRIGEVSKIAQIPAYVLRFWESEFSRIRPKRTAAGQRLYSRADIELILKIKTLLYEKKFTIQGARQHLSVRSRKNEAAEKHLLADLHAELKSIRDMLD, from the coding sequence ATGCAAGATCAAAAATCAACGCCTATGGACATACCCGACAAACTTTATTTCAGGATTGGCGAAGTCAGCAAAATAGCCCAAATCCCCGCTTATGTTTTACGATTTTGGGAAAGTGAATTTTCTCGGATTCGACCGAAACGAACCGCCGCAGGTCAGCGATTGTATTCCCGGGCTGATATCGAGCTGATTTTAAAAATCAAAACACTGCTTTACGAGAAAAAGTTTACCATTCAGGGCGCCCGACAGCATTTATCTGTCAGATCGCGCAAAAATGAGGCAGCCGAAAAGCACTTGCTGGCGGATTTGCATGCAGAACTCAAATCCATCAGGGATATGCTCGACTGA
- the rimP gene encoding ribosome maturation factor RimP: MKTKQRKFKKKKSDNRNRSFGPKNEKEIIKQIGALAEPLCDSEGLELVHIEFQRESGGRILRLYIDQPAGVSLDDCVNVSRQLNDLLDVKLDDIGPYTLEVTSPGPERPLSKLKDYERFKGRKAKIKTQLPINEQRNFTGVIVGTSAEQIKLLFNEKTVDIPFGYIAKARLVDADGEI; the protein is encoded by the coding sequence GTGAAAACGAAACAGCGTAAATTTAAGAAAAAAAAATCGGACAACCGGAACAGGTCATTCGGGCCCAAAAACGAGAAAGAGATCATCAAGCAGATAGGGGCATTGGCCGAACCGCTTTGTGACAGCGAGGGTTTAGAGCTGGTGCACATCGAATTTCAGCGCGAATCCGGTGGCAGGATCTTACGCTTGTATATTGACCAACCTGCAGGCGTCAGCCTCGACGATTGTGTCAATGTCAGTCGCCAGTTAAATGATCTGCTCGATGTGAAGCTTGATGATATCGGACCTTACACATTGGAAGTGACATCACCAGGACCGGAGCGGCCTCTGTCTAAGTTAAAGGATTATGAGCGTTTTAAAGGCCGCAAGGCGAAGATAAAGACACAGCTGCCGATTAATGAACAAAGGAACTTTACCGGTGTTATTGTGGGAACATCTGCTGAACAAATAAAATTGTTATTTAATGAAAAAACCGTCGACATCCCGTTTGGTTATATCGCCAAAGCGCGGCTTGTCGATGCTGATGGAGAAATCTGA
- the nusA gene encoding transcription termination factor NusA, whose amino-acid sequence MQISDIKRVVEQVSRDKGIERKVLIKALEEALKSAARKKFGNKMDIEVQYNEDSGEIEVFQFKDVAEVVTEPALEISLEEGRKLDPGCEIGDSLGTKMDTSTFGRIAAQSAKQVIIQKMKDAEKDAVYSSFVDRKGETINGIVQRIDRGDIIVNLGHTEGIVHVREQVPRESYRRGDRIRAYILDVLHESRGPQIILSRTHPNFLIHLFRTEVPEIRESIVTIMGAAREPGIRAKIAVASNNSDIDPVGACVGMKGSRVQNVVQELRGEKIDIIPWHVDPAKFVCNALAPAEISRVIIDEANQTMEVIVPDEFLSIAIGKKGQNVRLASKLTSWNLDVKSETKYTIAMQSGYDSLVALPGVGISMADALYELGFYSAEEVGNATPEDLIQIRGIGEETAKKLIAAAQKAVEETEQAEELEEDTVSNDADTAEIDATESDEADAANQAPVEESEQAEEAANREAEAVNQTDTSETNDSSDEVPLDAEAQDNQSASEEVDETPGNAAEISETDSASDTERSDEETDKA is encoded by the coding sequence ATGCAAATTTCAGATATCAAACGTGTTGTTGAACAGGTCAGCCGGGATAAGGGTATCGAACGAAAAGTGTTGATCAAAGCCCTGGAAGAGGCATTAAAATCTGCCGCGCGGAAAAAATTCGGCAACAAAATGGATATAGAGGTCCAATATAATGAAGATTCCGGAGAGATTGAAGTTTTTCAATTCAAGGATGTTGCTGAAGTCGTGACTGAACCGGCCCTTGAAATCAGTCTGGAAGAAGGCCGCAAGCTGGATCCGGGATGTGAAATCGGAGACAGCCTGGGCACAAAAATGGACACCAGCACCTTCGGCCGTATAGCGGCGCAGTCGGCCAAGCAAGTCATTATCCAGAAGATGAAAGATGCCGAAAAAGATGCTGTTTATTCCAGTTTTGTTGATCGCAAAGGTGAAACCATCAACGGTATTGTGCAGCGTATTGATCGAGGGGACATCATTGTCAACTTGGGGCACACTGAAGGTATCGTTCACGTTCGCGAGCAGGTTCCCAGAGAATCCTATCGACGCGGAGACCGCATCCGGGCATACATTTTAGATGTCCTGCATGAATCTCGCGGACCACAGATCATTCTGTCGCGGACCCATCCGAATTTTCTGATTCATCTGTTTCGCACTGAAGTGCCTGAAATCAGGGAATCAATCGTAACCATTATGGGAGCAGCTCGTGAGCCGGGCATCCGCGCCAAAATTGCAGTGGCCTCCAATAACTCAGATATCGACCCCGTCGGCGCCTGTGTCGGCATGAAAGGCAGCCGCGTCCAAAATGTCGTCCAGGAGCTAAGAGGTGAAAAAATCGATATCATCCCTTGGCATGTCGATCCGGCCAAATTCGTATGCAATGCGCTGGCGCCAGCTGAAATCTCCAGGGTAATTATCGATGAAGCCAATCAGACCATGGAGGTCATTGTGCCGGATGAGTTTTTGTCGATTGCCATCGGCAAAAAAGGACAGAATGTCCGATTGGCGTCAAAATTGACCAGTTGGAATTTGGATGTCAAAAGTGAAACCAAATACACGATTGCTATGCAAAGCGGATATGATTCACTGGTTGCTTTGCCGGGCGTTGGCATCAGTATGGCGGATGCGCTCTATGAATTAGGCTTTTATTCAGCCGAAGAGGTCGGCAATGCTACGCCGGAAGATTTGATTCAGATCAGGGGGATCGGAGAAGAAACGGCCAAAAAATTGATTGCCGCCGCTCAAAAAGCTGTCGAAGAAACCGAGCAAGCTGAAGAACTGGAAGAGGACACCGTAAGCAACGATGCGGACACCGCCGAAATAGATGCGACCGAGAGCGATGAAGCCGATGCTGCTAACCAGGCGCCTGTTGAGGAGAGCGAGCAAGCTGAAGAAGCAGCCAATAGGGAAGCCGAAGCAGTCAACCAAACGGATACAAGCGAAACCAACGATTCCAGCGACGAAGTGCCGTTGGATGCTGAAGCACAGGATAATCAGTCCGCATCAGAGGAGGTCGACGAAACGCCTGGTAATGCAGCTGAAATTTCCGAGACCGATAGTGCCAGCGATACTGAGCGCTCCGATGAAGAAACCGATAAGGCTTAA
- the infB gene encoding translation initiation factor IF-2: MAKLRVYELARDLNMTNKVLIAKLNDLDIDVKSHMSALEEDIITKIKSSLFGAKEETVEETRVKPTVIRRRRKTVKVEVVESLDAEAEAQETDAAETQADTVSEEADAKAAPEEIAEKTVEPEKVEEPVSEEKLVVKEEAKPPKVRKKEPSAKIIKLPIKPPAKPLKEKKAAPQKAKIQALPSRKDIAETPARGDEPSTADKKKRKRKKKYEESEVDKKFLKKKISFRRKAVIEGEDLYGAGYRPRKQRKMGKGKKPTGGQKTQITVAKAIKRRIKIDDAIVLSELAKRMGIKAGEIIKFMMGMGSMATVNQTIDFDTATLIANEFDYEVERASFEEGALIKQETDDPAKLIPRPPVVTIMGHVDHGKTSLLDVIRQSRISEMEAGGITQHIGAYLVDTDKGHIAFLDTPGHEAFTAMRARGAQVTDIVVLVVAADDGVMPQTNEAINHAKAADVPIIVAINKIDKQNAEPDKVQRELAEIGLTPEDWGGDTIYVKVSAKEAEGIDELLEMISLQAEVLELKANPDKLATGHVVEAKVDSGRGSIATVLVKEGTLRASDPVVCGMHYGRIRAMLDDRGSLIESAGPSIPVEIVGLSGVPMAGDEFFALDDEKNAKQVSENRQQKQRSKELAQSNRLSLDKLYERMQEGEIKDLNLIIKADVHGSIEALNDSLTKLSNDEVNVNVVHSASGTIAESDISLATVSNAIIIGFNVRPTPKVQALANDEKVDMRFYSVIYDVIKDVKSAMAGMMASTYEEQVLGTAEVREVFQIPKIGNIAGCYVTDGKIERGQNLRLLRDGVVVFEGKNSSLRRFKDDVKEVQAGYECGIGIEHFNDIKVGDTIDCYYMKEIRPEIE; this comes from the coding sequence ATGGCCAAGCTCAGGGTGTACGAACTTGCCAGAGATTTGAATATGACCAACAAGGTGTTGATTGCCAAGCTCAATGACTTGGATATCGACGTAAAAAGCCATATGAGTGCCTTGGAAGAGGACATCATTACCAAAATCAAATCTTCTCTGTTTGGTGCCAAAGAAGAAACCGTTGAAGAAACACGGGTAAAACCAACAGTCATTCGGCGGCGTCGCAAAACAGTTAAAGTCGAAGTGGTCGAGTCTTTAGATGCAGAGGCAGAGGCGCAGGAAACTGATGCGGCTGAAACCCAGGCGGATACCGTATCTGAAGAAGCGGACGCAAAGGCTGCTCCAGAAGAGATTGCTGAGAAAACGGTTGAACCCGAAAAGGTGGAAGAACCGGTCTCTGAGGAAAAATTGGTCGTCAAAGAAGAGGCCAAACCCCCCAAGGTTCGCAAGAAAGAACCTTCGGCTAAAATTATAAAACTGCCAATCAAACCGCCCGCAAAGCCATTAAAAGAGAAAAAGGCCGCTCCGCAGAAAGCAAAAATTCAAGCATTGCCTTCCCGCAAAGATATAGCTGAAACTCCAGCGAGGGGAGATGAGCCTTCGACGGCGGATAAAAAGAAAAGAAAACGCAAGAAAAAGTATGAAGAATCCGAAGTCGACAAGAAGTTTCTTAAGAAGAAAATTTCATTCCGCCGAAAAGCAGTAATCGAGGGAGAGGATCTTTACGGGGCAGGATATCGACCACGCAAGCAGCGCAAGATGGGTAAAGGTAAGAAACCTACCGGCGGTCAAAAGACTCAGATAACGGTTGCCAAAGCGATCAAGCGACGCATTAAAATTGATGATGCCATTGTTCTATCGGAACTGGCAAAACGCATGGGAATTAAAGCTGGTGAGATCATTAAGTTTATGATGGGGATGGGCTCCATGGCCACGGTCAATCAAACCATTGATTTTGATACCGCCACACTCATCGCCAATGAATTTGATTATGAAGTGGAGCGCGCCAGCTTCGAGGAAGGGGCCCTGATAAAGCAAGAAACCGATGACCCTGCCAAACTGATACCGCGTCCACCGGTTGTTACCATCATGGGACATGTCGATCACGGTAAAACGTCTCTGCTGGATGTCATTCGTCAATCGCGAATATCAGAAATGGAAGCCGGCGGAATAACGCAACATATCGGCGCCTATCTTGTAGACACGGATAAGGGGCACATCGCCTTTTTAGATACCCCGGGGCACGAGGCCTTTACGGCAATGAGAGCACGCGGGGCCCAGGTGACCGATATTGTAGTTCTGGTAGTTGCAGCCGATGATGGTGTCATGCCGCAGACCAACGAGGCGATAAATCATGCCAAGGCCGCGGATGTCCCCATCATCGTAGCCATCAATAAAATAGACAAACAGAATGCCGAACCCGATAAAGTACAGCGTGAACTTGCCGAAATCGGTCTGACACCTGAAGATTGGGGCGGGGATACAATTTATGTCAAAGTATCGGCTAAAGAGGCTGAAGGAATTGACGAACTACTCGAAATGATTTCGCTTCAGGCTGAAGTTCTTGAACTCAAAGCCAACCCCGACAAACTGGCCACGGGTCATGTTGTTGAAGCTAAAGTCGACTCAGGTCGGGGATCCATCGCAACCGTTTTGGTAAAAGAAGGTACGCTGCGCGCGAGTGACCCGGTCGTTTGCGGTATGCATTATGGCAGAATCCGGGCAATGCTTGATGACAGAGGCAGCTTGATTGAATCCGCAGGGCCCTCGATACCGGTTGAAATTGTTGGATTGTCTGGTGTGCCCATGGCCGGCGACGAATTTTTTGCACTAGATGATGAAAAAAATGCCAAGCAGGTCAGTGAAAATCGACAGCAAAAACAAAGATCAAAGGAGCTGGCCCAATCGAACCGCTTGAGCCTCGATAAGCTTTACGAGCGCATGCAAGAAGGTGAAATCAAAGATTTAAACCTCATCATTAAAGCCGATGTTCACGGTTCAATCGAAGCCTTAAACGATTCGCTGACGAAACTTTCCAATGATGAGGTTAATGTAAACGTTGTTCATTCCGCCAGTGGTACGATCGCCGAATCCGATATTTCCCTGGCGACGGTTTCAAATGCCATTATTATCGGTTTTAATGTACGTCCAACGCCAAAAGTCCAGGCTCTGGCCAACGATGAAAAAGTGGACATGCGGTTTTACAGTGTCATCTATGATGTTATCAAAGATGTCAAAAGCGCAATGGCTGGAATGATGGCATCCACATATGAGGAGCAGGTATTGGGTACGGCGGAAGTCCGCGAAGTTTTTCAGATTCCCAAAATTGGTAATATTGCCGGCTGTTATGTAACCGATGGCAAGATTGAACGCGGCCAAAACCTGCGCCTTTTAAGAGATGGCGTTGTGGTGTTTGAAGGCAAAAATTCTTCGTTGCGCCGCTTTAAAGATGATGTCAAAGAAGTCCAGGCCGGCTATGAGTGCGGCATCGGCATAGAGCATTTTAATGACATCAAAGTCGGCGATACGATTGATTGTTATTATATGAAGGAGATTAGGCCCGAAATAGAATAA
- a CDS encoding DUF503 domain-containing protein encodes MVVGIGTITFRLHDCRSLKGKRKVVRAIVSRLRNNFNASIAEVASNDIHQRAEIGFSMVGNDNAVINSKLDKIINMAEDLGLAEIIDTEIEIIHL; translated from the coding sequence ATGGTCGTAGGAATTGGAACGATTACCTTTAGACTGCATGACTGCCGCTCTTTAAAGGGAAAACGAAAAGTGGTTCGGGCGATCGTCAGTCGGCTGCGCAATAATTTTAATGCATCGATAGCGGAAGTGGCATCAAACGATATACATCAGCGCGCCGAAATTGGCTTTTCGATGGTCGGCAATGATAATGCTGTCATTAACTCAAAACTGGACAAGATCATTAATATGGCCGAAGACCTCGGCCTGGCGGAAATTATTGACACTGAGATAGAAATCATTCATTTATGA
- the rbfA gene encoding 30S ribosome-binding factor RbfA, with translation MIPFARSDRVSGLIQKVLSELIQKDIKDPRLTMATITGVDVSRDLKLARIYFTTPKGEQKKDAAIKGFNSARGFIKRTLASELDLKYMPDLKFFYDESIEYGAQIDSLIKIAKEKNGEDS, from the coding sequence ATGATCCCTTTTGCACGATCAGACCGGGTTAGCGGATTAATTCAAAAAGTATTATCTGAGTTAATACAAAAAGATATCAAAGACCCGCGGTTGACAATGGCTACCATTACCGGAGTAGACGTTTCGCGTGACTTGAAGCTGGCCCGCATATATTTTACGACCCCCAAAGGCGAGCAGAAAAAAGATGCGGCCATCAAAGGGTTTAACAGTGCCCGCGGGTTTATCAAGCGGACCCTGGCAAGTGAGCTGGATCTAAAATACATGCCGGATTTGAAATTTTTTTACGATGAATCCATCGAGTATGGTGCTCAGATTGACAGCTTGATCAAAATAGCCAAAGAAAAAAATGGAGAAGATTCTTAA
- a CDS encoding bifunctional oligoribonuclease/PAP phosphatase NrnA → MEKILKHIKTSRSILVASHAEPDGDCLGSLVALGLALSKLDKKITMFNPSPIPAVYRFLPGVERIVTQIKEAEAYDLAIILDCGDIIRVGDQSALVDQIAVVVNIDHHVSNTGFGHIQLIDTDACATAEIVYRLINALDIPFDKAIATSIYLGILTDTGSFRFSNTNPAAFEISKAMTDIGVEPHTVAQRVFGTYSLGRIKLLNMALNSIEISGNGKLSLMTVSRSMLNSTGTSTEDIDGLINYARRIEDVKVAALIHEIKNGAGKFTNMNRYHVSLRSDNTVDVAKIAGNFGGGGHTSAAGFQIESTLVALKEKIIELADDL, encoded by the coding sequence ATGGAGAAGATTCTTAAACACATTAAGACCAGCCGAAGCATTTTGGTCGCATCACATGCAGAACCTGACGGAGATTGTCTCGGTTCGCTGGTGGCGCTGGGATTGGCATTGAGCAAACTTGATAAAAAGATCACCATGTTTAATCCAAGCCCCATACCAGCCGTTTACCGATTTCTGCCGGGTGTTGAACGCATCGTAACACAAATCAAAGAAGCTGAAGCCTATGATTTGGCCATCATACTGGATTGTGGCGACATTATCAGAGTCGGTGATCAAAGTGCCCTTGTTGACCAGATAGCAGTCGTGGTTAACATCGATCACCACGTTTCCAACACCGGCTTTGGGCACATCCAGCTCATTGATACCGATGCCTGCGCGACTGCTGAAATCGTCTATCGATTGATCAATGCGCTTGATATCCCTTTTGACAAAGCAATTGCAACTTCCATTTACCTTGGCATATTAACGGATACGGGCTCTTTTCGTTTTTCAAATACCAACCCGGCGGCCTTTGAGATCAGTAAAGCCATGACCGACATTGGTGTTGAGCCCCACACGGTGGCGCAACGTGTATTTGGAACCTATTCTTTGGGACGTATCAAACTGTTAAATATGGCCTTAAATTCGATTGAAATTTCAGGAAACGGCAAATTGTCATTGATGACTGTAAGCCGCAGTATGTTAAATTCAACCGGAACGAGTACCGAAGATATAGACGGTTTGATCAATTATGCGCGCCGTATTGAAGATGTTAAGGTTGCAGCTCTTATCCATGAGATTAAAAACGGAGCCGGTAAATTTACCAATATGAACCGCTACCATGTCAGTTTGCGTTCGGACAACACGGTAGACGTTGCTAAAATTGCCGGTAATTTTGGCGGTGGCGGTCATACCAGTGCTGCCGGATTTCAGATTGAATCAACTCTGGTGGCATTGAAAGAAAAGATCATCGAGCTGGCAGATGACCTATAA